Part of the bacterium genome is shown below.
TCATACTTTATGGGGATAATCTCAAAAGCCTAAAAGCCCTTCTCCCCACTTATACCGGCAAAGTGAAATGTATCTATATCGACCCACCATACAATACCGGAAATGAAAGATGGGTCTATAACGATAATGTCAACTCTCCGATGATGCAGGAGTGGCTCGGTAAGGTGGTTGATATTGAGGACTTGACCCGCCATGATAAATGGCTTTGTATGATGATGCCAAGATTGAAACTTCTGCGAGAGTTATTAAGAGAAGATGGTGTGATTTTTATAAGTATTGATGATAACGAAGTCCACCGTTTGAGAATGTTAACGGATGAGATTTTTGGTGAACAAAACCTTATTTCTCAAATTATTACAGTAGCAAATAAGGGAGGACAGGATTATTTGGATATTGCGAAGACCCATGAATATATTCTTTGTTATGGCAAAACAGATTTTGTTAAAGTAGGTGAGTTACCTAAAGATATATCTGAGTTTCCTTTTAAGGATAAAGAAGGTAACTACCAATTAAGAGAGTTGCGGAATAGAAATCCTAAATTTAATCGGCAAAATCGTCCGAATTTGTTTTATCCAATCTATATCAACCCCAATTTATGTGATACAAATAAACATTGCGCTATAACTTTAGAAAAAGATAATAATTTTCATATAGAGGTATTCCCTAAAAACAGTGAGGGGAAAGATAGTTGCTGGCGGTGGAGTCAAGAATTACTGCTTAGAAATATTTCAAAGAGACCAGAAGATAGTACTGTGATAGCAAGGCAGAGAAAAGACGGTGGTTGGAATATTTATGAAAAAAATCGAAAGGCAACCCAAAAAGCAAAATCAGTGTGGGATGAAAAAGAAATGAGGACAGAATTAGGAACGCGTATACTTAGAGAAATTTTTGGTGAGTCAAATCTGCAATTTCCAAAACCAGTTGAATTGATTAAAAAAATAATTCTGCTAAGCACGGAGAAAGAAGATATTATTCTTGACTCCTTTGCTGGCTCTGGCACAACAGCCCATGCAGTTTTAGACCTAAACAAAGAAGATGGCGGCAATCGTAAATTCATCCTGGTTGAATGTGAAGATTATGCAGACAGAATAACCGCAGAAAGGGTGAGAAGGGTTATCAAGGGTGTCCCAAATGCAAGAGATGAGAAATTAAAAGAAGGCTTAGGTGGCACATTCAGCTATTTTGAACTTGGTGAGCCGATTGAGATGGAGAGTATTTTAGAAGGCGATAAGCTGCCCACCTACCTTGAGCTTGCAAGATATGTCTTTTATACTGCTACAGGTGAGGAATTTGACTCATCAGAAGTTGATGAGAATAAAAACTTTATCGGTGAATCAAAGGAATACGAGGTTTATTTGTTTTACAAGTCAGATATTGAATATCTTAAATCCACCGCACTTACGCTTGATAGGGCAAAGAATTTAGGGACTTACAAGGGCAAAAAGCGATTGGTTTTTGCACCCAGCAAATACCTTGATACCGAATATCTTTTAGAATACCGGATTGATTACTGCCAATTGCCGTTTGAGATTTATAAGTTGAAGGAGTGATTGAGATGTCTATAGTGTTAAATGACCAGGAGATATTGCAACTTATTCAAGAAAAAAAGACTCTTCCAAAAGAATACAATGAATTGTTCCAGATGAAAGAAAAGAGAGGTCATAAAGAGAGGGAACTGACATTTAAAATTGTTTTAAGGAGGTAATACGATGGACATTTTATCAATTGAGAAAGATTTTAGAGAAAAGGTTTGCGATAAAATAAAGATTGTTCAAGAAGGAAAAGAGCGATTCAGAATATCCACTCCCTTTATGTTTGAAGATGGTGACCATTTAGTTTCTTTGTTGAAAAAATCGGATAGAGGCTGGGTTATTTCGGATGAAGGGCATACCTATATGCATTTAAGTTATGACCTTGATATGAAAGATTTAGAAAGGGGGACAAGGCAAAAGATTATTGAATCTGCTTTATCAATGTTTGACATCAAAGATAAAAACGGTGAGTTGGTAACAACAGTAGAAAATGAAGCCTATGGAGATGCACTTTATAGTTTTGTTCAAGGGGTATTAAAGGTAACTGATGTATCCTATCTTTCACAGGAAAGAGTCAAGTCTACTTTTATGGAAGATTTCAAATCTTTTATCGCTGAAAAAGTTCCTGAAGATAGAAGGGTTTTTGATTATTATGATAAGAGATACGACCCTGAAGCAAAATATACTGTTGATTGTAAGGTGAATTGGAGGGGAGAGCAACTCTTTATATTTGCTATACCCAACGATGACAAATGCCGTGATGCAACAATAAGTTTATTACAGTTTGAGAAATGGAATATACCATTTTATTCAATGGCTGTTTTTGAAGACCAGGAGACTATCGGCAGAAAAGTTTTAGCAAGGTTTAGTGATGTTTGCGAAAAGCAATTTTCAAGTTTTACCTTAAATAAAGACCGCATTGAAAAATATCTAATTTCGAGGGATGGGACTTAAAAAGATGGAACTTAAAGAGTATCAGAAAAAGACATTAGAGCAGATTAAGCGTTATCTTGACTCCCTTGCTGAATTTAGGGCAAAGAATGCAAAGGCAATAGAACTAGACCCCGAACTGTCAATTAACTTTCCGCTTAAAGCCTGGGAAAAGGTTGTTGAAACAGCCTATCACTCCAAGAAGAATGGACTGGGTGAGGAATTGCC
Proteins encoded:
- a CDS encoding site-specific DNA-methyltransferase, which translates into the protein MATLNFKGKTFVQNHHLSVKYHQLVPKKDKSLTDKVSLNDNLILYGDNLKSLKALLPTYTGKVKCIYIDPPYNTGNERWVYNDNVNSPMMQEWLGKVVDIEDLTRHDKWLCMMMPRLKLLRELLREDGVIFISIDDNEVHRLRMLTDEIFGEQNLISQIITVANKGGQDYLDIAKTHEYILCYGKTDFVKVGELPKDISEFPFKDKEGNYQLRELRNRNPKFNRQNRPNLFYPIYINPNLCDTNKHCAITLEKDNNFHIEVFPKNSEGKDSCWRWSQELLLRNISKRPEDSTVIARQRKDGGWNIYEKNRKATQKAKSVWDEKEMRTELGTRILREIFGESNLQFPKPVELIKKIILLSTEKEDIILDSFAGSGTTAHAVLDLNKEDGGNRKFILVECEDYADRITAERVRRVIKGVPNARDEKLKEGLGGTFSYFELGEPIEMESILEGDKLPTYLELARYVFYTATGEEFDSSEVDENKNFIGESKEYEVYLFYKSDIEYLKSTALTLDRAKNLGTYKGKKRLVFAPSKYLDTEYLLEYRIDYCQLPFEIYKLKE
- a CDS encoding DUF1828 domain-containing protein, whose translation is MDILSIEKDFREKVCDKIKIVQEGKERFRISTPFMFEDGDHLVSLLKKSDRGWVISDEGHTYMHLSYDLDMKDLERGTRQKIIESALSMFDIKDKNGELVTTVENEAYGDALYSFVQGVLKVTDVSYLSQERVKSTFMEDFKSFIAEKVPEDRRVFDYYDKRYDPEAKYTVDCKVNWRGEQLFIFAIPNDDKCRDATISLLQFEKWNIPFYSMAVFEDQETIGRKVLARFSDVCEKQFSSFTLNKDRIEKYLISRDGT